From Zingiber officinale cultivar Zhangliang chromosome 5B, Zo_v1.1, whole genome shotgun sequence, the proteins below share one genomic window:
- the LOC121983886 gene encoding protein HEADING DATE 3B-like encodes MKGAREEDKVMGPLFPRLHVKDTDKGGPRAPPRNKMALYEQLTIPSQRINSTSSAMPFPSRNANSLAPSLSSSQGCGQLRKIISPFCMTPQVPVRSAETSRTSDGMNPVTKRIELGRNPSKQVSSGNLFGTRSAAECSFQRQENPGMRNSSENVLNDADDIVVPSFDQSEMVASMPKDTDMTNAGMLTTFISSKMQENLTAVNSLFQYPNSDEKSLEETEITEIRLQNSDRTHIEDLKEISAIDKTKETKEKSPSNNIAKQPNSSKDFVKTDTNNFHLTDKSDTILCRENGGVSDSRKSLKAKTDLYSKLSSRKSSKNLSKDFHNKDNAKINGSLVFGVTERQHDAYEPSMGETVSSLEISPDDIVGVIGTKHFWKARRAIINQQRVFGMQVFELHRLIKVQKLIAASPQLLLEGNTYLNKPLVKSPHNTILPQCNANSQPVELRGRDDLHTTKHTLEQPTEDDIDGVPVLPAYEDGSIMSPQVRVSKVGQNSVIPSSLPMAPDDKQSPWSFPPLANQWLVPVMSPSEGLVYKPYSGPCPSPGSFMAPLYGGCTPLGLSPLPVDFVNPAYGVPASHQPPNMGLSGPSAIPPHYYPLPYNLRPLNPIISSSAVEQVRNLAGSQANGQSVQYSRGSCNMFHPPRDKVFSGNLGKFQASKNSELQGSTASSPISAARPEGRLQIPPLPTSPVANSLNCPSQSSGRDSQTRVIKVVPHNARSATESAVRIFQSIQQERQQHDS; translated from the exons GGATGTGGTCAGCTGAGGAAGATAATTTCTCCTTTTTGTATGACCCCTCAAGTGCCTGTTCGTTCAGCAGAAACCTCTAGAACTTCTGATGGTATGAATCCTGTCACAAAAAGGATAGAATTGGGGAGAAACCCCTCAAAGCAAGTTAGTTCTGGGAATTTGTTTGGCACACGATCAGCTGCTGAATGTAGCTTTCAGAGACAAGAAAACCCTGGGATGAGAAATTCTAGTGAGAATGTTTTGAATGATGCAGATGATATAGTGGTTCCTTCCTTTGATCAGTCAGAAATGGTTGCATCCATGCCAAAGGATACAGATATGACAAATGCAGGAATGTTAACTACCTTCATTTCATCAAAAATGCAGGAGAATCTTACAGCTGTTAATTCCTTATTTCAATACCCAAATTCAGATGAGAAGTCCTTAGAAGAAACTGAAATTACAGAAATTAGATTACAAAATTCTGATAGAACTCATATTGAAGATCTTAAAGAAATTTCAGCAATTGATAAGACCAAGGAAACCAAAGAAAAGTCTCCATCCAATAATATTGCTAAACAACCAAACAGTTCAAAAGATTTTGTTAAGACTGAtacaaataattttcatttaactGATAAGTCAGATACAATATTATGTCGAGAAAATGGTGGTGTTAGTGATAGTAGAAAATCTCTGAAGGCCAAAACTGATCTGTATTCCAAGTTGTCATCTAGaaaaagttcaaaaaatttatctaaggaCTTCCATAACAAGGACAATGCAAAGATAAATGGGTCATTGGTATTTGGTGTCACTGAGAGGCAACATGATGCATATGAGCCCTCAATGGGTGAGACAGTCTCAAGCTTGGAAATATCCCCAGATGATATTGTTGGAGTAATTGGTACCAAGCACTTTTGGAAGGCCCGAAGAGCTATTATCAA TCAGCAGAGAGTGTTTGGAATGCAAGTGTTTGAGCTTCACAGGTTGATAAAG GTTCAGAAGTTGATAGCTGCATCACCTCAGTTACTTCTTGAAGGGAATACTTACTTAAACAAACCATTGGTAAAATCTCCACATAATACCATATTACCTCAGTGCAATGCTAATTCACAGCCAGTGGAATTAAGGGGACGAGATGATCTTCATACAACAAAACATACTTTGGAGCAGCCAACAGAGGATGACATTGATGGAGTCCCAGTGCTCCCTGCATATGAGGATGGATCAATAATGAGTCCACAAGTTCGAGTCTCTAAAGTTGGGCAAAACTCTGTTATTCCTTCTTCACTGCCAATGGCTCCTGATGACAAACAAAGTCCTTGGAGTTTTCCTCCTTTGGCAAATCAATGGCTAGTTCCAGTTATGTCACCATCAGAGGGACTTGTTTACAAACCATATTCTGGACCTTGTCCATCACCTGGTAGTTTCATGGCCCCTCTTTATGGAGGCTGCACTCCTCTTGGACTATCTCCTCTTCCTGTGGACTTTGTAAACCCAGCCTATGGTGTTCCAGCATCTCATCAACCACCAAACATGGGTTTGTCTGGTCCGTCTGCGATTCCACCCCACTATTATCCTTTACCTTACAACCTCCGACCCTTGAACCCAATCATCTCAAGTTCTGCTGTTGAACAGGTCAGGAATCTAGCTGGTTCACAAGCCAATGGCCAAAGTGTTCAGTACTCCAGGGGCTCTTGTAACATGTTCCATCCTCCAAGGGATAAAGTATTTTCTGGCAATCTTGGAAAGTTTCAGGCATCAAAGAACAGCGAGTTGCAAGGAAGTACTGCAAGCAGTCCAATTTCAGCAGCACGTCCAGAAGGAAGATTGCAAATACCTCCTCTTCCTACATCTCCAGTAGCTAACAGCCTTAATTGCCCATCCCAGTCCAGTGGAAGGGATAGCCAAACTCGGGTCATTAAGGTTGTGCCTCACAATGCTAGGTCTGCCACAGAGTCCGCTGTCCGGATTTTCCAATCGATACAACAAGAGAGGCAGCAGCATGACTCTTGA